A window of Ananas comosus cultivar F153 linkage group 11, ASM154086v1, whole genome shotgun sequence genomic DNA:
GATAACCATCCGATCTTTGCAGTCATTTGCAGAAGCAAAGAGGGTGAGACGCGCGATCCCCTCGACTTCAATTTGATAATCCGAGTTCATGTGAATAGATTATGTAAACACCTCGAGTTTTATATGCCTTGCCTCTATGTCATGTACAGTTCtcgttattttttaaaactgcAGAAGAAATCGGCGCTACCGTGTAAGGTTTGTCAGGGGAAGGGCTTCTATCCATGCAAACTCTGCAAAGGAAATTCTACGATCGAATGGTCTCCGCTCTACGATCCTATCGTCATCAGCAAATGCCTCTGCCCGACTTGCGAGGGGAACAGGTGACGAATCTTTAGTTTAATGTTTGTCGAACACAAAATTACGGCATTTTTTTTCGAATTCTGGTACTACTCTATTTGGCGGCGCGTGCTGTAACAATTGCTTTTGCTTCTTTCCAGAGTGCAGCGCTGTCTAAACTGTCTCGGCAAGGGTTATGCGTAATCATATGCTTCTTCGGGTCTTTGTCACACTTTGAGCTCAGTAAGGGTTTGTTTATGCGATTACGGCGCATCTCGTAATATGATGCTTGTTGTAGAAAGCGAGTTACTATAAGTTTCTTTACAATCTACAATTGTGTAATGCTCGGCAATAATTGCATTTCAAGTTATCAAGTAATCACTTAGCTTAGCTTCTATTTCATTGATCGGATGACGGATTGTTTGCAATCTATGGTTGTTTGCTCTTCACTCTGCTGGTGCTTTTTGTGCCCTGCGATTAGGGGTGAAAACGGTTCGAATTCTCGACAAAACTCTATCTGCaactatattttcttttttggatgCAAATTCAGATGCGGATATGTGTAgaatgctaaatttttattatcatatcCGTTTAAAATGAATTCGGATTCAGATATGAGTCGGATTTGTATTCggatatttttcaaataattatatattctaatagGCATATatagatgcatataaatatgAAGTAAAATAAGCacaaataaaatacataatacaaTTAAAGGTTCACATTCgtgtttaaattttgtatacctatattttattcaataaattttaatattttaatacatacaaatataattttaaataaattttatagtaaaataaatgaagaacaCAACAACTTTATTcccttataatatatattaacataacATTCCTCTTATCTCTTAGAGGTGAAAATAATCTAATACAATTCAGATTTTGTAAGAATCATATtctattcatatattttttatttttttttcgaatacAAACACGGATATGAATATGTGTCGAATGCCAAATTTAGACAACCATATTCGCATCCAATTAAAACTGGCTTCAAATTCAATCTAAGTTTATCCTAACCACTTGCATTGCATTctacaaaaacataaaaaaaaaaataaaaagaaaacaaaattatatgGGGATTATAGAATCTCGATGCGACCgtttttagtaattttagcATCCCGAGACCTGAAAAAAGGGTAGACCGGGTCCACCTAACAAATTTCTCCTTGTTTATGGGTTTGAGATGCACTTTAATGAGCCCGGTCCATGAATAGCCTTGAATGACCATCTCCGAGCCCGTTACAAGCCCATAATGCACTGGGCTTAcgtagaaaattaaaaaatgatacAGCATTTTTCGCTTATTTTTAAACAATGCTAGTTAAACTTTTAAGAGGTTATACTCAGAAGAAGATACCTATCAACCATACTACTGATCTGATATGCggttatataatatttttctgaaaaactGAAGTTAATTAACTTATATTTAATATCTTAAGCAATACACAGAATTTCCTAGAGTAGCCGCATCATATGGGAACATTTATATTCGAAGTCTCTCATGATGCTATCCATTTGGTATCAATCTTGTTACGTGTTTGTGACCATCGCTGCTTAGAGTAGTTGATAtgcttcttttatatattttattattattattattaagtaaaaatatataaaatttatctcaaCTACCACTTATCTTGTTTTAATTATACggcttaaaattttttgatatagtacctaattatttaatttatttgatactttaattttaaaatttgaacgaGTCATTTACTTTACaggtttaattaatatattttatgtaattcacgtaactataaatttattaaattaaaataaattgaaaggctgggtgttaaaattaaaatttgaaactgatGGATGGTtggattaaaataattaataattcagatagttttatacaatttttaacattttgttttatttttatatttaatgggCAATCTGTGAGCTGTGGCCAATGGACAAGCTGCAATTTTCTTCTCATATCTTCCTTGTCTTGTCTTGTACAAATATCTATTTCTTATCATATCTTTGTTTGTACTAaccaaaaatatcaaatcaaagaGATAGATACATAATGTCACTTATTAGTGTCCTCCTACTAAATTGGTGTGCAATTTGAGTGCGGCTGGTATAattctggaagtacggagcgcTTCGTACtttcaagtcatttttgatgttgggagtttcgaatcgacgatcagcttcattagatttgatctagaatACTTtaagtatatagaaaataaattttgcgattttttgatatcatttgcctagtgatcgaaatggctcaaaatcaacggttgaaaataaaaatcttacagaATATgatgatattatattaaaattttagatcaaaaatattgatattgttttatatagtataaagaattttctattaaaattttacgtgatttggatatttctataccgttaaacttgcaaacggctcaccacggccattaaaattattgattttgagccccatcgatcactaagcaaatgatatcgaaaaatcataaaatttattttctaaatacttcaaatactctagatcaagtttaacggagccgatcgtcgattcgaaaatcccaacatcaaaaacaatttgaaagcatgaaaggctccgtacttccagaagcatacaaGCTCACTCGTGCAATTTTGTGGGCCATATAATAGAATCACATTACCACACTCTTCTTCAAATGTACACCATGGACCACTTCCTCAGTTGCTTCACCAGATTCAGATTTTTCagtacaaatttattttttaaaaatctattctCATAATAGAATTTCCAtcttgtaaaaaatatttttatttggttcatGTTTTTgaatatctaaaaatatattatctctGTATTAATTTGGTTCAACGCAGAAATTAACCaactatattaataaaattaccaTAATAAagactaatattatatatcattttacaccaaattaattgtataaaaaatataactatttAACAATATGAATAAATACTTCTAAATTTAGTGGGTTCATAAGTTTATTTGTCTTTCGTACACAATTTAACAGTTTGGGATAGATTTAAAATTCGCAAAagggtattttattttttcaaattcaaattttcttttaaaaaaaaatcaataggcCTAATAATTTGATGAAAAATGCATGAAGAGCTCTCTACTGTAATCAATTCTGAAATAGCCccataatctttttttttaaaaaattatgattcaTGTTTGAATCTAAGTgattttggaaaataaattgGGTAATTTACTAAATTGATTGATaatttcatgaaattttcaTAGTTTAAACTATTTTATAGCATATAAAAGTGAATTAATTAACCGCTAATAGCTAACGAGccagaaaatttaataaaatttttaatttaactaactatacaaattcaaataaaatactaaaatctaAAGAAGTatcaattataaataaaaaattgaaaaaaaaaaaaaaatccaaactaatattaattattaatttattatcatgTAGGAATCCTATCCAAAGTGATTCAGATAATAAATGTTTCATATCTTGAGGATACATAGGAGAATGTCTTTTTCTGCAGCACCCATTTAATATACGTTACATTAGAggctaattatttttaaaaataaatgttttactagtttaataaattaatatatttttttagtgaaTTATCACGTAATGTTAGAAATTAGGAAAAATATTTGCCagattatataattaaaattgaattgagACGAaaccatataaaaatatactttctCACAACAAATAACACATTTTGTGTATTATTGTTCATAAAGCCAAATCAAatgttttttaattataatttttcccTGCAAATAATGCATTTTGCACGTAATCCCAAATAAAATCTTACCATCTAATCTGATCTTCAAAAAATAAAGCAGAAAAGACTacatacatttttaattttctcaataaatttTCTTTGATTAGTTGAAAAATATAGTAATAGCACATtctaaaatagtttaaaaatttaaaattcttttttgaaaaaattttaaaatttaatagtcaAATTTCATTATATGTGTTGTAAATCACAACTATCATTTCGTGATTGGTGCCTTTCTACCGATAAAATGTTATAAATGCATGTTTGTAaacattatataatttatttttaaacctttagtttttttttgggattGTAAGTAAGATGTGTTTTatgtcttaaaaaaaaatataaggaataaaaatattttcattatttttggcaaataaaaaaaaatcacctagTTTATGTTGAATATTAATATACATTCTTTCTCATCATTTCACATTGTGTATGTTTAGAAGAACAATTCTTCAAAAGCATAAATATTTAGAGagtaatcaaattttttttttttaattatggtattagaatacaaagttttaatttttttttttcaactgcTTTTGGCCCAATCCTCGAAACCGAACGCTCATTTATCACCATGACTCATTAatgatagaaaatatatatatagaatttatttgaactatgaataattttgaatcgatgatttaactttttaaaattttaattttattttccaatttttcaatttgtttgacttAAATCAGTTAACAGTAttctaactttaaaattttaatacgcCCCTCATCTTTATAGCTTTAGCTAGTATACCTCACATTATTCTCGCAGCTACAAATTcatcaaagaaagaaattaattcaaattttattgttAGCCGgctgaaattaaacaaattgaaaaattggatagtaaaattatatttttttaaaaatcagataGTAAATCCAAAATGATCCAtaactataataatttttatataaatttactctaattattatataattaaactaaaCTATAGAAGTGTTGGATATATTTatttagagtccggctactatactcttatgagtacgatcgccctcgtactcataagttgttttcgatgatagagctttcgaatcgacgatccacaccgtcaaacgttatctagagcatttaaaacgtctaggaatcaaattttataatttttcgacatcatttaccttacgattaaaaagtcataaaattgataatttttaacagccggtataagatatttgctagtttaacggtataaaaaaattgaaatcagttgaatttttaatagaatatTCTATGCACTATgtagataaaaatcaataactctgatcttaaattgaaggatccgatcatccatgtttaagacgtcgttcgattttgaccgttcattttatacccacttgatgaactttcttatgattttgaaaaattacaaaatttattttttaaaagtctcaaatactctagattatatttaacggagtggatcgtcgattcggaaattctatcattgaaaataacttacgaATAAGAAGTGCTCTGGACTACTAAGAGTATCGTGGCACTAgcctatttatttatacatataaaaagtattaattaattaataagtagGCTCCAAATGGAGTGCTTTAATTGACAAAACCAAAGTCTCCTCCTTCGCCACGCCTCACCGCAGTGCCAAAAAATTATCCTCACAAAGCGACAAAAACACACGCCACTTCACCACCCTCCTTCCGAAGTAGCCCACATCCCAATCCATAATTACAGATATGCCATTGCCCGGGTGCCCCGAAAAACGGggaaaaaatatctttttctttaattttacattttgtagataaaaaaaattaaaagtaatttTGTAGAATTATCCTTTAAAATTTTCCCGTAAAATCAAACACTCCACGATCATTTAAccccaaataaataaaattttgttaatttttatttattgttataattgtttataattatatatatatatatatatatatatatatataNtatatatatatatatatatatatatatatatatatatatatatatatatatatatatatatttgttttttggGATTTGTTCTTGATAAAGCAACTGGGTTACTATTACTAACCCTCTGCTTTCCAGATAACCCAGCTTTCAAGCGAGAATTACAGATATGCCATTACCCACTAATTCGGGAGAGAACCTTGATCATCACTTAACGCCGAATAAATGTTTTGGTAATTTAAATAATTCGTAACAGTTTTACTTGTACTgatatactaaaattttattagtttttattaattagtataattagttttttttatttataaattatatattggTTCAATATCTGTATTATTTTTGAGAATactgtatattttatatttgaattgataattttgct
This region includes:
- the LOC109717053 gene encoding uncharacterized protein LOC109717053 yields the protein MTDGSGIPQPVRRLASAAAFLVGGIVTLSLASSITIRSLQSFAEAKRKKSALPCKVCQGKGFYPCKLCKGNSTIEWSPLYDPIVISKCLCPTCEGNRVQRCLNCLGKGYA